One Serratia liquefaciens genomic window, TGCATGATCCGTGAAATTGGCCAAATCCAGCGTTTGGTCACCGACAGCCGCATCCCGGAAAACTACCTGCATGCGCTGAACCATTTAGGTGTCGACGTGATTATCGCCGACCGTTAACCGAGGCTTTTTAAGGAGTTTTCAACATGAACGGTTATTTTGCTTACGATGCGGGCTGGCTGGAACAACGACATGCGCTGCATACCGCACGTGAGATCTGGCAACAGCCGGACTTATGGCAGGCGCTGCATCGACAGCTGCAGGAGCAGCAGGCCTTGTGGCAGCCTTTCCTTGCTCCGTTGCTGGCCAATCCTCGCCTACAGATTGTGCTTTGCGGTGCTGGCAGCTCGGCCTTCGCCGGCCGTGCGTTAGCGCCCTGGCTGCGAGAAAAAACCGGTCGTGACGTGGTGGCCTATGGCACCACCGATATCGTCGCCAACCCACACCAATATCTGGATCTGACGCGCCCAACGCTGCTGGTGTCCTTTGCCCGTTCCGGCAACAGCCCGGAAAGCGTAGCCACCGTGGAGCTGGCCGACCAACTGCTGCCGGAAAGTTACCACCTGATGCTGGTCTGCAACCCGGACAGCCAATTGGCGCACTATGCCCATCAGCGCGATAACGTCTGCTCGTTGGTGATGCCGCAAGGCTCCAACGATCAAAGCTTCGCCATGACTTCCAGTTTCAGCTGCATGATGTTGTCCGCCGCGCTGTTGCTCGGGCCGCACTCCCTTGCCGAGGCCCAACGGCCACTCGCGACCATGGTGGCGCGCTGCCGCGAACTGCGTGAAACGCTGCAACCGCAGGTAAAAGCGCTCGCTGCCAGCGGTTTTCGACGCTACATCACGCTGGGCGGCAGTTGTTTCACCGGACTGGCGGAAGAGGCTTCGCTGAAGATGCTGGAACTGACTGCCGGGCAGATTGTCACCCGCTACGACTCGCCGCTTGGCCTGCGCCATGGGCCCAAATTTATGGTCGATGACCAAACGTTGGTGCTGCTGATGTTCTCCAGCGGTGACTACGCCCGCCAGTACGATCGCGATTTGTGGAACGAGTTGCATCGCGATGGTCTGGCGATGCAGATGGTCGGCTTAACCGGCAGTGCGCAGCCGGTATCGGACATGATGCTGAACCTGCACCATGCCGAAGACGACGTCTGGCTGCTGTTCCCTTATCTGTTATTCACCCAAATGCTGGCCTTTGAAAGCTCGCTGGCGCTTGGCATGACGCCGGACAACCCATGCCCGACCGGTGAAGTGAACCGGGTGGTTAAAGGCGTCACCATTTACCGTTATCCGTCTTCTGTGGCGTAAGGAATCTCTATGTACCTGATATCCAACCGCGAAATGCTGCAAAAAGCGCAGCGCCAGGGTTATGCCGTGCCGGCGTTCAACGTGCATAATCTGGAAACCGTGCAGGTGGTGGCGGAGACCGCCGCCGAATTGCGCTCGCCGGTGATCATGGCGGGCACGCCAGGCACCTTCAGCTATGCCGGCACCGACTATTTGATCGGTATCTGTCAGGCGGCCGCACACCGTTACGATCTGCCGTTGGCGCTGCATCTGGACCATCACGAAGAGATGGACGATATCGAATACAAGGTCAAAAGCGGCATTCGTTCGGTGATGATCGACGGCTCACATCTGCCGTTCGAACAGAACATCGCCAAAGTGGCTGAGGCCGTCGCCTTGTGTCACCGCTACGGCGCCAGCGTTGAGGCAGAGCTGGGCCGTCTCGGGGGCCAGGAGGATGATCTGATTGTCGACTCCACCGACAGCTTCTTCACCGATCCGGCCGCCGCACGCGAGTTTGTCACCGCTACCGGCATCGATTCGCTGGCGGTGGCCATCGGATCGGCTCATGGGCTGTACCACGGCGAACCCAAGCTGGACTTCGACCGCCTGGCGTTGATCCGCGAGCAGGTCGATATTCCACTGGTGCTGCACGGCGCATCCGGTATTCCTGAAGCCATGGTGAAACGCGCCATTTCGCTGGGGGTGTGCAAAGTCAACGTGGCTACGGAACTGAAAATCGCCTTTGCCGACGCAGTGAAAAGCTACTTCTCCCAACATCCCGATGCCAACGATCCGCGAAAATACATCGTGCCCGGCAAGCTGGCGATGAAAGAAGTTGTGGCTGAGAAAATCCGCATCTGCGGCAGCAGCGGCATGCTGTAACGCAGCATAAATCACCAATCCTGACCGCAGTTTCAGTCTCAACTGCGGTCAGCGCCCGTTTTCCATCGTGATACAGTTCACAGTAAAACCGCCACACCTCCTCCCAAATCATTAAGCCGACTTCACTATGATCTAAATCATGGTTTTGCTTCACCCCCCTCACTATTATCAAATCCATTGGCACGAAAAATTAAGAATAGTATATAAAACTTTTTTTACTGGATATGCATTGCATTCCAACTTCGGCACCATGCAACGCCTCTGATTAATGCTGATTCAACTGGAAGTACTTATTTTTAACTTCATTTTAAAAAGGAATTAATAATGAAAAAATCACTTATGGCGTTAGTCCTCTTGGCCGTTCTTCCAGCCACTTTGCAAGCAGCACAAAACCCCAGCCACCCTGTGGCTTCTGGCACCATTCGCTTTGTTGGTGAAATCACGGCACCGGCATGCAGTATCAAGCATTTAAATGAAGGGATCATTTCGAATTGCTTCGGTATAAAATCAGCAAACAAAAGCGGTCAAATTACCACCACATTAAACAACATGCCGCCAGAATTAGTTTCCAACGTGACCACTGAGATCGTCAATAATAACGACCGTCTCAAGAACATCACGATAAGCTATAAGTAACCCTGGGGGTTTCTTTAACGTTCCTGTGGTGATCTGACTAAAACAACCTTTATATTTTATAAATTTATTTTATAGATTGCAGCATAAGTCAGTCTTATTCAAACCGCGCTTTCAGATGGGCAACCCAGAGTTGCCCATCTTCATGTCCGGAATCCGCCATCGCCACGCCAAGTTTCGTGCAATAATCTGCCCATCAAACGAGAGGAGTGATCAAAATGCAGACTTTTTTTATTGATCGTATGGCGACGCCGGTGGGTGAACTGGTACTGATTGCCGATGAGCAGGACCGCTTGCGCGCTATCGACTGGACTGAACATGAAGTCCGCCTGATGAAGCTGCTGAATACCCATTACCGAGCCGATCGTTTCCAACTGGTAGACAAACGCAATCCCGGTGGC contains:
- a CDS encoding SIS domain-containing protein, which encodes MNGYFAYDAGWLEQRHALHTAREIWQQPDLWQALHRQLQEQQALWQPFLAPLLANPRLQIVLCGAGSSAFAGRALAPWLREKTGRDVVAYGTTDIVANPHQYLDLTRPTLLVSFARSGNSPESVATVELADQLLPESYHLMLVCNPDSQLAHYAHQRDNVCSLVMPQGSNDQSFAMTSSFSCMMLSAALLLGPHSLAEAQRPLATMVARCRELRETLQPQVKALAASGFRRYITLGGSCFTGLAEEASLKMLELTAGQIVTRYDSPLGLRHGPKFMVDDQTLVLLMFSSGDYARQYDRDLWNELHRDGLAMQMVGLTGSAQPVSDMMLNLHHAEDDVWLLFPYLLFTQMLAFESSLALGMTPDNPCPTGEVNRVVKGVTIYRYPSSVA
- a CDS encoding tagatose bisphosphate family class II aldolase, which translates into the protein MYLISNREMLQKAQRQGYAVPAFNVHNLETVQVVAETAAELRSPVIMAGTPGTFSYAGTDYLIGICQAAAHRYDLPLALHLDHHEEMDDIEYKVKSGIRSVMIDGSHLPFEQNIAKVAEAVALCHRYGASVEAELGRLGGQEDDLIVDSTDSFFTDPAAAREFVTATGIDSLAVAIGSAHGLYHGEPKLDFDRLALIREQVDIPLVLHGASGIPEAMVKRAISLGVCKVNVATELKIAFADAVKSYFSQHPDANDPRKYIVPGKLAMKEVVAEKIRICGSSGML